In the Malania oleifera isolate guangnan ecotype guangnan chromosome 1, ASM2987363v1, whole genome shotgun sequence genome, one interval contains:
- the LOC131143493 gene encoding LOW QUALITY PROTEIN: photosystem II CP43 reaction center protein-like (The sequence of the model RefSeq protein was modified relative to this genomic sequence to represent the inferred CDS: inserted 3 bases in 2 codons; deleted 3 bases in 3 codons; substituted 4 bases at 4 genomic stop codons) yields the protein MVTANRFWSQIFGVAFSNKRWLHFFMLFVPVTGLWMSALGVVGLALNLRAYDFVSQEIRAAEDPEFETFYTKNILLNEGIRAWMAAQDQPHENLIFPEEVLPXGTLFIXTLALAGRDQETTGFACGPLNARLINLSGKLLGAHVAHAGLIVFWAGAMNLFEVAHFVPEKPMYEQGLILLPHLATLGWGVGPGGEVIDTFPYFVSGVLHLISSAVLGFGGIYHALLGPETLEESFPFFGYVWKDRNKMTTILGIHLILLGIGAFLLVFKALYFGGVYDTWAPGGGDVRKITNLTLAQLLLVGSYLQXISLGGEGWICLVCRRLEDIIGRPVGXVSVLLILGGIWHILTKPFAWARRALVWSGEAYLSYSLGALSVFGFTACCFVWFNNTAYPSEFYGPTGPEASQAQAFTFXLXDRLGANVGSRSGPNGLGTYFSPNAFPRTGESFLGINYYAFLDHSAPWVEPLRGPNGLDLSRLKKDIQPWQERRSAEYMTHAPLGSLNSVGGVAYEINAVNYVSPRSWLATSHFVLVFFLFVGHLWHAGRARAAAAGLKGIDRDFDLFFYMTPGS from the exons ATGGTCACCGCTAATCGATtttggtcccaaatctttggggTTGCTTTTTCCAATAAACGTTGGTTACATTTCTTTATGTTATTTGTACCAGTAACCGGTTTATGGATGAGTGCTCTTGGAGTAGTTGGTCTGGCTCTGAACCTACGTGCCTATGACTTTGTTTCCCAGGAAATCCGTGCAGCGGAAGATCCGGAATTTGAGACTTTCTACACCAAAAATATTCTCTTAAACGAAGGTATTCGTGCTTGGATGGCGGCTCAAGATCAGCCTCATGAAAACCTTATATTCCCTGAGGAGGTTCTCCC TGGAACTCTCTTTATTTGAACTTTAGCTTTAGCTGGTCGTGACCAAGAAACTACAGGTTTCGCTTGTGGGCCGTTAAATGCCCGACTTATTAATTTATCTGGTAAACTACTCGGGGCTCATGTAGCCCATGCCGGATTAATCGTATTCTGGGCTGGAGCAATGAACCTATTTGAAGTGGCTCATTTCGTACCGGAAAAGCCCATGTATGAACAAGGATTAATTTTACTTCCCCACCTAGCTACTTTAGGTTGGGGGGTAGGTCCTGGTGGGGAAGTTATAGACACTTTTCCATACTTTGTATCGGGGGTACTTCACTTAATTTCTTCTGCAGTATTGGGCTTTGGCGGTATTTACCATGCACTTCTGGGACCTGAGACTCTTGAAGAATCTTTTCCATTCTTCGGTTATGTATGGAAAGACAGAAATAAAATGACCACAATTTTGGGTATTCACTTAATCTTGTTAGGGATAGGCGCCTTTCTTCTAGTATTCAAGGCCCTTTATTTTGGGGGTGTATATGATACCTGGGCTCCCGGAGGGGGAGATGTAAGAAAAATTACCAACCTGACCCTTGCCCAATTGTTATTAGTGGGT AGTTATTTACAATAAATCTCCCTTGGTGGAGAAGGATGGATTTGTTTAGTGTGTAGACGATTGGAAGATATAATCGGAAGACCTGTAGGTTAGGTTTCA GTGTTACTAATACTTGGTGGAATCTGGCATATCTTAACCAAACCCTTTGCATGGGCTCGCCGTGCACTTGTATGGTCTGGAGAGGCTTACTTGTCTTATAGTTTAGGTGCTTTATCTGTCTTTGGTTTCACTGCTTGTTGCTTTGTCTGGTTCAATAATACTGCTTATCCTAGTGAGTTTTACGGGCCCACTGGACCAGAAGCTTCTCAAGCTCAAGCatttactttctaat tagACCGTCTTGGGGCTAACGTAGGATCCCGCTCAGGACCTAACGGTTTAGGTACATATTTTTCCCCT AATGCTTTCCCCAGGACTGGAGAATCTTTTTTGGGGATAAACTATTATGCTTTTTTGGATCATTCTGCTCCTTGGGTAGAACCTCTAAGGGGTCCCAATGGTTTGGACTTGAGTAGACTGAAAAAAGACATACAACCTTGGCAAGAACGACGTTCCGCGGAATATATGACTCATGCTCCTTTAGGTTCTTTAAATTCCGTGGGTGGCGTAGCTTACGAGATCAATGCAGTCAATTATGTCTCTCCTCGAAGTTGGTTAGCTACCTCTCATTTTGTTCTAGTATTCTTTCTATTTGTAGGTCATTTGTGGCACGCGGGAAGGGCTCGTGCAGCTGCCGCAGGATTGAAAGGAATCGATCGTGATTTTGACCTGTTCTTCTACATGACACCCGGGTCTTAA